The window ttcgGCAAGAAACATCCAAAATGATAGTTGGACGTGGATATTTTAGTCTTCTTATTTTTGTGATATATATGCAATTATTTAATCCTTGTGTTGTATATGCTTAATTtcttaggatttttttttgccatttaCGTAACTCATAAATAAAACGACATACGTTGATAAGGTAGGGTAActctaataaaaataacataactACTAAGAGATTTTAGGACTTAAATGCTTTAACTAAGTTATACATTAACAGTTTAGTGTGtgttaatagtcaaatacttctttttgtttgactAATTATCGTATTAGCATGTTTTAAggacaaatttttattttgaaattttatggaattttatgattttacttaacaaattttgtttttattttggatgtCAGGCAAAATTGGTATAAAAATTGATCaatagaatatttttaaacttttttaaaaaaagaattaatgatatttatgaaacatttaaataatttaggggtaattttgaaacaaaattttaacaattttcatcCGAAAGTAAAGcatttttaactcttttttaaagtttaagagcatttttaaaactttagaatattttaggtattttttatccaaattataaagtttatggacatttttttaataattgagCTATATTACAATATTCCAAAAACCCTAACTGAGTTTTTTCATCTTCTACCACTTGTTCCCacattttcttcaacttaTCCTATCAAAGATCCATTGTCGGTCTATCATTCTCTCAACTTATCCTATCAAAGATCCATTGTCGGTCTATCATTCTCTCCTTGTGTCGTCGTTGACATCCAACAACACCATTTCAGTTTCTTATTTTGGCTTTTAATGGTCTGAGTGTGAACAAATGGTGGAAGTTTGATAGGAGTGTTGATATGTAGCTGACCAACAAGAGGGGTTATGAAGTTCAACAATGTAAATGTAAAGCTCAGGCTATGTTTAATGATAAGGAAATATTTGACAGATTAGGACCTGAAGGATTAAACGATTTACTTCTAAGTTAAGCTTTCAAATATGAAAGAGTTTCAACCCTAAAAAAATTGGCCATTCAGGAAGCATAATCAAATTTAGATTcatcaaactaattaaaatttatatgtattgctttaattttatgtattttcatttattagaGTAGGAGCAAACACATTAGATTAAATGCTGTGTTCTTTTCTATAACcttttttattagtttgaaTAGGTTGGtagtttttacattttttatataacatgagttgaatttgaaataaaatttttgatagagttttatcttttaagcttaatgtttttatttatattattgtaatacATGTAGTTTAATCAATAATTAGATTGTGATAATCGTTGTCGGAAATTATGAATTTAGAaagaagttttcttttcttttctatatttgatcAACCTTTGGAGTAAAACTATATTTAGCTTTCTTGTGGGTGGTTTAGCAATTGTTTTAATCGCCGTTATTCTTGTTAGTGTTGTGAGACTTCTGAAACGTGACTAAGGTAATTCCCTTTATCATTTCGAAGTTTCACTTTTTTAAgatgagaaattattataaataaaaaataattacaaaatataacaaagttttagaTTATATAAATCTAacgtaaaataaaaaatgataatctaaaatattgtttaataaatatttggtccatttttctatatttgaaaataagtcCATTAAGAATAATGatagttataaatttaacaattacattaaaaaataattaagtatatagcaacattttaaaaaatttacaaatacagtaaaatttgtcaaattctatcaacaataaaaaCCTATAGCAATAGGTCATTTTGCAAATGATCTATCAATGAAGTCTATAGCGATAggtcattttataaatattggtttatcaaCGATAGACTATACGagtttatcagtgatagaagtctaccaacaataattttattatatttacaatttttttattctttaattattatttctaaaatggcTATCCTCCCTATTTCATGCTTTAAAAGccttaaaaatcaaaatagaaataaaataggGAGAAATGCGAGATAAGTTGTaatttgactaaaataaaactttccaaaatggaacacataaatattttattcaaccaaaaattaatttatgtacCATCTAACGTCAGCCGTGAGTGGGCGGTGGAGAACACTTCCGACTAAAAACGCCGCCCAAAAATTCGactaaatcaaacaaaccCACAACAAGAAACACAGTTGAggtttaatttcaaaaaattatccACAAAACAAACACCCAAAAGCTCCAAATAACCCTCACCAGCGAGCCGACGGGCACGGCGGCGCCAGAGTTGAGCGTGATTCCATGTGGGTTGTCCTTGACTCCCTGTTCGTTGACTTTGACCTCTGTTCCGAGTCTCAAATTCTCCCTCTTGGTCTTCCACAGCAAGATCTTGTACCTGACCGCCGTCGCCAAATCCAGCCGGATAACCGTTGACCCATTACGGGAAACCGCCTTCCAATCAACTCCACGGGCCTCGAAGGACTCCTTCCTCAACGCCTTCTTGTCGCGGCCTTGATGGAAACCAGGTACCGTCAAGTTACCCACCAGGCGGCGAGTTTCGTCGAGGAGCGTGAGGTTGAGATAGATAGTGTCATAGTAGACggatttttctttgttctggTTTTTGAGACGCAGATCGAAGATGAGGGAGGAATTCGAGGAAGAATTTAGGGATTGATTTAAGGCTGGAATGTAGAAAAATTCGATTGAGCATTTGGGTTTGCGGGTTCGAAGGCTTAACCATAAAAACAGAGCTGAAAAGCCGGCTGTTATGATGAACTTGAAGCAGCACTTGCAGCACCAGCCGGATTCCGCCATGTTTGCCAGAGAATAAGAAATAGGTTCCGGTgagaatggagaagaaaaagaagaaagaaatgagaagagaataaaaaaaagggtacAATAATGCTGTTGGGGGTAAAGAAAAGAGAGCCCAGATGGGATGGGATGGGACCGACCACAGATTAAGAAAACTTAGTGGAGGGAAGGCAACTCTTTTTCCCTCTCCAAAAGTTGTAAATTGTAATACAAATCtttcaaaactatatatgtgtatataacACAAATATAGCGCCCTAAACCAAAtgcaccattttttttttaaataatgctatttaaatatttattgtaaaatatagCACGATAGAGGATGTCTGCTACTATCAATATCGCAATCAACAACACCAGTTTTTCAACATGCATAAAGTCATGAACCCGGTACACGACTTCAATTTCAAGTCATGTACCCGGTCCACCACTTAAAGGTGGAGACGTGTACCAAGTACACTACTTATTCACCAACAAAATGCTACCACCACTTCTGTCATCCTAGTATCCATTTGCCTCATTTGtttccaacaaacaaaaaaacagcCCTTCACTTTTGTGGTCACATCGTCTTTAGTCCTACCATTGTCCCGTCCCACCATTCGTTATCCATTGATGACATTGATCTAAGGTTTGTAGTCATGGtacttttttgtatattttagtttatcaaattaatataaatgtattgGTGTGATTTTCTTGAGTTTCATCATTTTATAGTCTATAAATGTATTGTATTAGGAATGAAACTTTTATGGCGTGTATGTAttgattgtttgaatttggaaTTGATGTATTAATATGtatattcttaaaacaaaatagatgCGTTGGACATATTTTGGAATGAAAactttgattgtttaaatttagacTTGATCTAGATGTATTTTAACTGTTATTGGAGACTAAATTTGACTTTGGACTGATTGGACGACAGTTTGGTATGCGAAAAATTGTACCATCGTTGTGTTTTACAAACCCAACACTACaccaaattgatttaagagaTAAACCCGATCAAGACTAGAGTAAGATGTCTGATGAATATATCACGACGTGACATGCACGTCATGATATCGTTGTGCACAAGGAGAAGCAACACATGACCCAACTCTATATCAGATGGCTACTTTTTCTATTACAATTCAATTATGAGACGATTTATCACACTCGACGACACTTACTATTATTGTATGGtatgaattttaatataataagtTTTGTAATTACATGGCTTGAACattattgtataatattattatatttaatcttatagaataattttgttcaagtcGCACACAAGCACTCATTGGAACACGATTTGTCAGAGATTTGAGTTCACTGTGTGTGATCAAAACTTGGTAAATGTAGACTATTCAACAAACAAGACGGCTCAATGTTGTTGACACAAATTGTAGATGTATTCGACATAGATGACGACGATAGAGCGAAGCTGTTgcagataaatatatatatatatatatatatatgtggatCATGCTTAGTTTGtgataattgaaaatgatatgaacttcaattttcaattagaAATGATATGAAACTGCATTCTCCTTTACACCAAAGTCATTGTCATATTAGaaacttaacaaaaaaaaataacaaaattaaatgagtAGAAgcttaaagaagaaaagaacaaagcgaaagaaaaaaatcaactggtgttacaatatttatgaaatttgtgcttaaatttagtctatttattatttcatttattaactaaaatagttATGATTTagtattaaacaaataattaaaaaatattaaagacaattaaataaactaaaaaaattaaacaaaatattgaagtcAATCGTTTATACACCAACCTTTCGTACATGAAGATGTGGCTTACCACATATAGGTTGTGACTGGATTAAAGAAAGTCCTGCAACGACATACGACTTTTCTCCCCAACAAAATCACCCTATTTTTTGTGATAGTTTCGACCttaacttttcctttttagtacaaaataaGAATAGTCGTTCGATACATACCTAGAAatgatttttatctttatttgaAGTTATAACCCATTGttctaaatcttaatttttatcttatttcaTCGTTCCAAGTTAACACTACAatcctatttttaattttgatataaaaagtTAGATTTCCACCTTACAACAGAAACCTAGTTTCTCAACCTCAAAATGtctaataaagtaaaaaacttttgatacagcaatttaaattttttggaaaatgtaTTAGAAATGAATCATATGATGTTGAAAATTTGggactttttaaataaaaatttaggaaaTATTGTTACTAAGTtcataaagttttaaaatcctaACTTgtagtttaatatatattttgaatgaaagtaaatcaatataatatgattttgACTGGTCTATGTTAAATTAAGTTCACACTCTAAACTATATTTGAGTTAATTACATTGAACAATAAGATACTACATTAGTGGCTggttattctttttgtttcatatttatGTAAGATCCATTTGATTGTTTTACATCTTTctttaaatagatattttctTCCTATATTCTGACATCATGTTTGATTATGTATGTAAGTTTTGTagacatttcaatttttgagatttggaataaatatttgatgttGTAAAGATTAGGCATAACCAAAATACCAATTATATTgggaaaatataaaattaaaatagttataatataatatataaagtaattttttaaagaaattaaggaaaataaattCTCTCTAAAAAATCACCAATACATTCCACactcttcaaaattttgggaatttagtttataaaccCCATACCCAAGGATACTTAAGTCTTTTAAGAACTTGGAATGATAGGTTTAGACTAAAGTTAAGATTGAGGAAGTAACTCAAAGAGAGTCATTGTAAATGTGTCATGATTGGTGAAAGAAGGGAAGTCACGATAAAGTTGTTTAAGATGTTCTTAATATTTAGAGTCGCTTGATTAAAAAAAGCCAAGTgataaaaagttaaagaaaataaggttGTCAGCCATTGGAGTGTGAAAAGGGTTGGCAAGTCCATGTGCTAGGACAAGAGGGACTTGGTAGGCAGCCAAGAGGAAGGTTGAAAGTCTCCAAAGACATGACTAGCTAGGTGGCCAAGACATGTGATGTGTGGAATTAGGCGAGAGAACCTTTAAGGGATTGTCTTGTGTGGCCAATTTCACCTTATAGGCGAGAAGAAGCTTGGCATGAAGGGCTGGTAGGCTAACTGTTGTGGAAAGAAGGCCTAGGGATTGAAGCTAGGTGGCCATGTGGTTTGGCGAGGAGACTATGTGCATGAGGAAGGGTCATGTGGCCATTTAAGTGAGGTTTCCTATCTTGGTAGAAGGCTTGTGGGTGTGGAACCTTATAATGGGCGAGGTTGTAAGGTTTGTGGGCACTCTTAGCATATTGGTCAAGGGTTCACAAGTGTCCATAACATGAAAAGACTATTTTTTCAGCAAGTAGAAGGTGTCAAGGGGTTAGCATGCAAGGTGCTCTATATAAGGGTCACTTCAAATGAGGAGTGTTCACAAACCACTCGTGCATTTTTCTTCAAGccacttgaaaatttttatattttgaagctAGTTTTTAAAGTAGGACTACCAAATAAAAGTGAGATGAGGAAGATTGAGTTTGGACtcaagaaagagaggaaggtCATTTTTCGAACGAACTAGAGTGGTGTTCACCTTTCAAAAGCTATAGGAAACatctattgaattttttagaagaaatttttaGATAAGAAAGTTAAGACATTTCTAAGCAACTTTGTAAAAGAAAGTTTTCTCATTGATTATAGGCAGTGATCAAAGTGGATCGAGTGTCAGGTAAAGTGAGGCAAGTTGGGCACaagtttaagaaaatgatgttAGTGATGTCTGCTCGCTAACCTATGCAAAAAGGTATTTGGGTGATGTTTTGTATTTCTAAGTAGAGTTTTGATCTTTCCATGAGAGAGGGAAATTTATTGGActtaattatcattaatttaGGTGAAGAAATCAGAAAAATGTATAGGGCAAGGATTTAAGCTTTGTATATGtgaatgtgaaaaaaaaaaaaggtagatGTCTTTTAGTTATATCGCAAGCTTATAACTAGTCGTTTGGCTAAAGCACATAGACAATAAAAACACAGAACACTTTGGTAACCCAGTTCGACAAATGTTACCTACATCTGGGGAGCTTTTCTGCTCAAATAAGGAGTATTATTGAGATTCATAATATGTAACTATCTCAGTTGttacattaaataattaagacgTAATTATTAGTAGACTCAGGCTCCTCCTGAAGGCGTGTAGAATAAACTCAGGCTCCCTTTGAGGATGTGATGAATCTCTTCGAAGACTTGATACAGGCTCCCCTTGTCTTTATAGACTGATCCCTCAGTTCAGTCGGCTTCTCATCGACATACtccttttttcttgtttatttcataatcatatcAAAACATACAACTACAGTGATTAGATCAACATCAGATGGTCATGACATTCTTCACCTTTTTCGGTTGTCTTCGGGCGAACTCGTAATTTTCTTCCATAAActctctatattttttcacACATGCAACAACCAAAAacatctaatatatatatatgtatatactcATAATATATTAAGTAGATATCTTTTCCATAATCAAAGGAATCAATCTTATCAAGATTCCTAAATAATAGgaacattaaatattttcataaaagaatTAGGAATTactatttgacaaaatatcctaacatagtgaaaaatgaatttgtaaaGTGGTTTCTAACCATGATatacaagttattatttaaagaataCTTTGAGCaaaatatttgagttatattaatttacatGGAATTTACAAAGCTTGGCTTTGAAATGTATAGCATGCTTTAAGTTATCtgatttatgaataatttctAAACCATAcgattttcttaaaatatttgattaagcATGTTTGCTGAGGAATATTTATGGCTAGCAGGAAAAATGAGTGTGACAAGACATGATTATGGTTTATGGTTTGATTTATGCAAAAAGATTCTTTAACATATTGAAACATTGTTTACAAGCTTAAGATTTTGTACATGTTTTGTCTAATGCTAGTTATCTCAAAATAGCTTTATGAGGTAAATCATGGGGTGTCGATGAATTCGAGGTAAGGACACTTATCTCTAAGGAATAGAGTTAGGGACACATATCTTTGAAGAACTGAGTTGGGGATGCTCATCTCTAGGGTTTGAATTTGGTATTGATTAGCTCTACCATCTCCTGAGGAGTAGATTCTTGGGTTC of the Cucumis sativus cultivar 9930 chromosome 3, Cucumber_9930_V3, whole genome shotgun sequence genome contains:
- the LOC101211124 gene encoding protein NDR1, coding for MAESGWCCKCCFKFIITAGFSALFLWLSLRTRKPKCSIEFFYIPALNQSLNSSSNSSLIFDLRLKNQNKEKSVYYDTIYLNLTLLDETRRLVGNLTVPGFHQGRDKKALRKESFEARGVDWKAVSRNGSTVIRLDLATAVRYKILLWKTKRENLRLGTEVKVNEQGVKDNPHGITLNSGAAVPVGSLVRVIWSFWVFVLWIIF